In Bombus huntii isolate Logan2020A chromosome 11, iyBomHunt1.1, whole genome shotgun sequence, the sequence ATGATATTAAAGGatcgattaaattattttttgaaaatactTTACTTTAACGGTATTAAGTTACAATAGGTTAATGTTTAATAGACCAGTTACGGAACTTCCTGGATTCGATGGGACACGAAAACTGTAAATTACATTTGTTCCGTAACAGCGTAACACTGTATACTTGCGAATTAGGAGAATCATCTAAAGCGATGGAATTAATCTTAATTAAATCTCCTCCAATCATCTAACATTGCGTGTACATTAATCTTCGAGGCTTCCTAGTGCCTAACACGAAATTCACTCTTTTATCCTATTTGCTTTCTTGCGTGTAACTATCTAAACGTAAGAAGATAAGAAGTTCGCTCACAATCTTATACGTAGATTCTCTTATCAAAACGTATAGTTCCTATACGCTGTAGTGCATGGTGCTCCCTTCGCGTACCTTTAATTCATTTCCTGTACTTCTACGAACACTTACATCTTGCAGATAAGATTTTCGAATGGCTAACCTAACACGTTTTGAAGAACAGcaagaattttaaaataataccgGACAGTACATAAACACATGTTGATCAAAAAAATCAGGCAACTACTATTTGAAAGCATGTATCACGACACTGTAAATCACGACACTATAAATACTTTATAGAAGACCGTTAAACAAATGACGATAAAGAGATGACGAATGAGACACAAGAAGAATTTTCAtgatttgaaaaaaaatagtttattaTAGTGACTACTTCAATTTCTTTATACTTCATAAAATTGTAGGTTCTAGGTTGCAAAAGAATAATAGCGAAAAAATATTAGACAAATTCTTGAGATTTTCTTTCGCAATTAAACTGTTAAATTGGCgaatcatttaaaaaaattacgaaTGCTTTAACACAACGTTTCTGTAGATTCGCATTAACGTTTCGTATAATAACATGAAGAATTTCAGTAAAAATCCAACAACACTAATCGTAAGTATCGCACTTAcgtagaaagaaaattaattatgacACAGCAAGCAACTGTCGAACTGTGGAACGAAAAAGGCAGCAATCGTGGATTGTCATCATCCCGCATGCTTAAAATGTCAGGTAATTTATTAACGAACTTGTTCCAAACCGTAAACAATGCTAACGAATCGTAACTGCTGTATTGTTAAATGAACGCTCGGAGCACATCAGGCTCGTACGGTCAACCATTGGCAGAATTCGTACGATACCGAGCTCTTAACAACAGCCTCAACACGTACACGGGATACCATTCGCACCAAGGTTGAAAAAGAACTCTACGTTGCCAGCACGTTTACGTTTAGTGCATGCATATGCATCAGATGTGCCAGACAGTGTCTCACGTACTAAAATAACTCGTAATGTTTGATTCGCTTGTCCGGCGAAAATTACAGCTATGTTTCATTAATAACCAGTTAATTAGAAAAAAGACGATTACGCTAAACGACGTGAGTTATTTGAAGCATAAATTGTGattacaattacaaatgatTTGATCATttgtaattagtaattagtgtttcaaatttgtttattCGGACCAAAAagaaatcttttaaaaaaatttttatacgaaatagttATCACGGAATGGAGAGGaaattcttataaaaataACACGCCTTTTCAATGATAATACATACATAGAAATGAACAACGATAAAAGACGAATATGTGCATAGCCTTGCCTTATTAGATTAGAGAAAAACCGATTGTTTGCGACCACTCGGTTAGAATGTCTCTGAATCAATTTCGTTGTACCACGGTTTCAACACGTCCAGGTTACACCATATCCTGTATTGTTTCACACCGGCAGCCTTCGTGTATGAAGATCTTCAAGCAGAGAATTTTGGCTTAATTATCGTTTGGCCAGGAGTGATTAAAGAACGCGCACGTTCACGGACAAGACACGAcgtaaaattctatttaacgTTCGTACGCTGATAGAAAGCGCAATCGCACAAATAATTTGCACGCACAGTTAGACGTTCGTTTGAGAGTTCATCGAGTTGGCATACGACACCTCCCTCGACACGCACAGAAACGCATTTCCGCCTTTCTAAACGAATGCAAATTAAGCGAACGCGATTAAAGCTAATGCGATGGACACAGTCCAACGATAGCTATCGACGAATTCTTTTACGGCGTGGGAAATTTTTCTAGACGAGGTGAATGCGTTAGTTAGTCACCGTTAATCCTTTAATGAAATGATCAGGCAGctatcgtttaattaaataatgtaaataattgGAATGAGAGATTCTGACCTTGAAATGTTTGAACATAAAGTAGTTTAATTAAACTAGCGATTATGGATATAATGACTGGTAAAAGCATCCGAGCATTTACAGAACCTTCTCATGAACATGTGTGTGTTCTCAAAATGTTTAATTAgttcaaaaatacattagTATGTTACAAgacatttggtaaaaaattagtatacaatatgaataatattgtacgaaaataaagatatactcaaaatgttaaaatttacATTACTCCTACCTTTCAAACATTATTTCGATAACGAATAAAGTTAAACAgcaagaaaaaaattaaacaaactatatttgaaaaagtttCATCCGAATGAAGCAAGTTCATTGAGAAGTGTTATTAAAACGAAATGATCGTGTCGCAAAGCTGTCTCTCTGTATAATGCACACAATTAAAAATGAGCAGTGAAACAACCGACCGACAGATTTCGCTAGAAATTACGTAATTCGAACCTTCGCTACGGATGTTACCTCAGTACCAGTTACTTCGACGTGAATTATCGAAACAACGGGGACAATGCAGTTCAACGACATACGTGATCGTTAATCCTAGTGGAGAGTCAAGTCATCTTACAAACTCTTTCCTCTTTTGCATTGAATTATGAGCGAAGAATCCGTATAAATCGAGAATCATTCCAACATATCCACCATGAAATCCTTTTGTTTTTCATATCGTCAAttgcattacgttatattatttaatcttGATAGCttattttgaattaaaaatttgcgAAAACTTTATTATACTACGCAGAGTATCGATGATATAGgattaattgaataaaaatggGAAGAACtatattaattctaattaacaatgaaaatttttaatagaaatttagcaattatttaaatttattgaaattaacaaatattttaatagaatgaaatattgaaaatttaattacaagtATCTGAatcatgaaatatatttagaagTTAATATATACGAAGAATTACGCCTAAGAATAACAGATTACAGTTTCTAATAATGGCTTTCCTGGCGTTTCTTAACGCGCGTGGCaaatttatgattatttcatagttctatttataaataacaacGTAGACCAAACACGGAGGCGCGTGGAAATATTTGACGAAAATACGATTTCACTTAAATTTCGACGACACAGAAACCaaaggaaaaatgaaatttccccATGAAAAGTAGGCGTGCGTTAGAAGATTACTTCGGAAAGGCACAAGGCCTTACTCGGCGAACGTATAATactttcacagaagcgttagAGCAAAGGTCATTCTTCCCTAGCAAATCCAAGACGGGTAACAAAGTTCAAGCATTCACCGTCATACTGTTCTTTTCGAGACAGTGCAATTGCCATACCGCAAACAGAAAACatttataaatgttatttattttttcatttcacgGTGAAGACTTCCaaaagaataaattaacgtcaaaaaaataattcaagtaTTGTATTATCTTctataacgatcataaaataTGGGTAATTGAAAATAGATATATAGTTTACAAAATAGTACATGTAATTAACAATGCTAATATTTTCTTCGCAGTAAGGTCATACGTCTTAAGAAGGTATCGTGACACACATTGTGCAACAAACATAAGCGATactttcgataatttaaatGAGCGGTGACATTCAATGCAAATCGTGACGTGTATAATCATTGCCGAGAAAACTCGAATATATTGAATGGGATGAACAAAACGGGAAAAAGGGAGTCTTTTTCACGCGTAAAAATAGTCTTTCGGTTATGTACTGATATGTAAAATACGTTGAAagctatttaaaaaatgctatcccataaatcttgtaaatccagtaaaatttacaaatgtaaataataatactatgTAGTCGCGTATTGACCACGCTAAGTAAGGGAAAAATCATATATGAATCTGAACGCTCACTACCGATAGTATTCAAAATACATACTGTAGAATTTTTGTCTGTATGGTAGTGTTATtcattacatatatgtatgtatgtatgtatgtatgtatatatataatatatttatatatatatatataaatatatatatatatatatatatatatatatatatatatatatatatatatatatatatatatatatatgtacatacacataATCACATAAATATAggttaatattaaaaaatctataGGAAACAATCTcgataatattcaaattttgATACATTTGTAAAACATCGAATAACAAGTTTAgataaattaaacgaacgaGAAAGATGGAGGAAAACGAGCAAAAATCATTCAATCTGACCTGTATGGACTCGGTGCCGGGCGTTGGTCTCGTTCACCGGAAGGAGATCGTCGTACTCCAGTGTCGTCACGTCCTTCGTATGAACCAAAACAATTACGCTCGTCACCAGCATCAACACCATTGTTATCACCGATCGGTTCACCGTCAttttgatagaaaaaagatttGCGCTTACCGGGCACGAAAAATCCGTCGCGCGACACAGGGTATGCCGTTCGATCACATTTTCACGAGCCGCGAGAATCGGCGCTTCGAAGAGGAAAGCTCGAAATTATCGAGCGCTCGAAGCGGGAAGTTCGAATGCCGGAATCGCGTACCGGGCGTCAATCCTCGCATATTATTCAAACCCAAACAAACGCGACTATACGTAGACGAGACACGATTACATAGAATATACGAAATCGTCAATTCGTTACGATTTGCGCATTTTTCCCGCGCATTTTAACCTTGTGTGGTGCAAAGTTGGCCCTTTGAGGGCGCGTAATCGATAGGTGCGCAGATCGAACGAACTGTCATTATTACTGCGCATAGGACAGAATTCGCGTGCGAAACGAGTGCACCGTTCACGGATGAGAAACTCGAGGTCGGTGAAACTTTACGAATCTTCTTCGTCCGATCTCGTCCCCCTCGATTCGTGACACACGAAGGGCTGTCAGTCGACGGACATTACACACTCGTCGACTGTCACTCGCGTATGCCTAATTGAATACGGCCTGCTCGGAcgcgaaaataaaaagaattatctGAGACCGCGCGTGCTACCTGTTTTAAAAGAAGTGTGCGCTTGCCGCACGAGTCCATGCTGCACTGCTAGGCACCAGTCAGGTGTTTCAAGCAGCCGCCACGCGACATCCGCGCCATCTGTCCGCCTATCACCGAACTTTTGGCGTCGCGCGTAAACCACCGGCACGCTTTTCACGCGCACGTTCCTTACGTCGTTCTTTCTGTGTCACGTGGTCACTTGACTTCATTCATGGAGACAGGTCCTTTTATACCACGAGCGTGTATGCGTAAGTATCAACCGGGTGCGTAGTTATGCGTCGTTCTTAactcttctccttttttccatCACTATATGCAACACAGTTTCTATATATGCAAAGCGGAAATTATATCCATTACTTTATTATTGAAGCCTCGATTTCTCATGGCCTAACGAGGTATCGTCAAAATATTACTCGTTCGATAAATCGATTTCGATGCGTTGCAGGTTCTCCATAAAAATGCACGCGGTGTAATGAACGCTTCTACGAATCGGCCGCAGCCAACCAAAACGTAATCGATTCGAGGAAAACTGAATTTTATAAGCTACACGTAATCGAAAAATCAACACGTGTTTTATTCCCTTGCTGGTTTCTTATTCAACATGCACTCGTGATTCAACTTTAACCAATAACTGGTATGGTAGTCATTTTCTCACGTAAACTGAATGATAATATATGTACAGAACTCTATAAAAGTCCTTAGAAATTTACAGTTAATGAAAAAAgtacaataatattatatatatatatatatcatatttattaCTGTATTTAAAAACTGATTGAATCATACTGATTAGCAGGTAGCTGCCGTTACGCACGACATCTCACAGTAGCTGTTTTCCAAATTACTATCATTACCAAAGTAAAAATTGCTTGGACGCGATAAACTTCGCCTTACCAGTTAGAGGTTAAAATCATCTTTGCATTTATCGCTTTTTCAATCTTCCACAAATACCTCCAAACGCGTATCTTCCCTTTTATGATTGCCAAACTTGAAACATGGTGTGCAAACGTTACCCAACACCGGCGAACCGTTCGCCGGCTACTTCTAAACAGTTTCCTGCACGAAAGCAGTCGCGATTCGTTCGTTACCTACATTTCCCTATCGGCGGCGATTTCTCaccgcccccccccccctctctctctctctctctctctcttttcctctctctctccatTCCCGGCCTTAGCAAGGTAAAATCACGCGTCGCAGTCACGTAAGCGTGGCCTCTCCGCGAAGAGGACAGGGATGGCTCGGTCTACCGGTATTTAATTAAGCCCGGTCGTTCGAGAAAAAAAGCCGTTGGTACAGGAAGCGATGGGTTTCGAGTACGCCGAGCAGCGGACCGTAGTTCGAGCCCCGTTACGGGACAGATTCATTGGCGTAGTCCCAATCGATCGGCCAATGTCCTTTGCACAACGGATGTTTGCGCATCGCGGCGCCTCGACGCCGTTGCAGAATGCCGGTGCAACTTCTCGCCGGTATTCCGCAGGGATCGCGAACCGCGTCGACCTTAAAAATTATCGACACGAGACCCGAGAGTAATGGTCAGGGCAGAACACCGTCTTTGTCTTTGTCGCGCATTCCCTTTTTCCGCTTTATCTCGCTCTATCTGTCCACCACAAAAGGCAAACGATCCGTGTTGTTTTTCAGCCTGACAAGAAAACGGACGGTCGATGCACTTTCAATCGCAGTTCGATCGCGATACGTAATCTCTGAGCGCACAGAGGCAACCGAATCGAGTAATGTGCATACCATGAGATTCGAATGGAAGAATTAAGATGAAAAAAATACACGACTTGCCACCTGCATATTATCCTTGATAAACGGGCTGTCTAATTTTAGCATGATCGTAGGATAATGGGAATGAGATTTGACATAATGATTGTTTACTCAATAGCGTAGAGTTTAGAAAATATGTAGAACAAAATGAGGAAATGAAGATCGAGCTGATTTCACAGGTAGTGAAGCTTTCTGTGGTTTTAGAATAGCGTAAAGTATAGAAGATCGTAAAACGTATCTTCCTTTTAATGAGCCACTACTATTCAACCATCTTTCTCACGTATGAAGAATTCACAATACTTTATTGTTCAGCCTCTGAAGACGACAGACTTTTGCCTCCTTCTAATAGTCGCTACAACATTAAAATATCTTCCGGTGTGATTGTAACTGATCGTAACTGCCAGGCTATTGCATTAACATCTGTCATTTATGgtgaataattatttaatgttaTTCTATGTACAAGATGTATCACACTTAAGGTATTGAATAACTTTCAGAAGATGTTCAAGAGGAAAGTCACAGTTGATGCGTAATTTCGGTATAGTGTCTAAACATTGCACTACGTACCAACGAAGTTCTTCTATGCTTCTTCATTTTAGTCGCCCTTTTTCAAGCCTTGGGGGACATATTCTCACGAAATCCGGTTCTACTGGTTTGGTGTTAGATACGAAGGTAAAGTTTAGTCTCTGGTAGCCCGGGAAATCGGCACCTCTGTCGATTACTATACTGCAATGCACCGCATTAGATTAGTTCATTTATTACGTAAAAGAATGTAGCTGCCGTGTTAGAAATAAGATCCAAAAATCTGTAAAATCCAAATCTAAACGCTATAATGAACACTTTTCATTCATATAGACTCAACTATTCATTTAAGTAAACTCCATATTATTCTGTAGCTTTACAAATatctaataattaataaatataatcagAACAAAAATAAAGTTGATAATCCGATTTTGGCAGATGTTAAAATGATGCcagttaaataattttcaattaatttgtAGATTAATCTCGATATCGGCGTTTATCTTTGGTTGCAATCTCTTTCTCATTTTCATATGTTACGTACGAATAAATGAAAAGACATTAGCGGCGCTCACATTACAGGTTGTCACGTTCTCAAAGGAGATGATATTTATTACTTCAAATTGGTTACAAAATACGCCATAACTCTCGCATAATTTATGACTGTACCGATGGTGTTGACGACGCATCCCGTGAATACATCTCTctcatataatattatacatacgaGAGCAATACGAGAGACCAggtgtatttaaatattcatatgCAATGTATCACGAATCATACATCAGTTTGCGGCTACGAGCATTACAAACGCCGAGTCTACGCAACATATACAGAGtgactttttaataaaatcattgATTACCTCCCTTTTATTAATATGTGCAATGCTTATGACTTATgtgaaacaaaaaatgatttaaataaatatgatGTCTGCCGCGAATCGCTTTTAAAAAAGCCAAAGTATTCAACAAGTAAAAGAAGTTCTTTGAAATTGTAACAATGCATAGCTAGTATCGGGAGATAAATGTTTCACTCTGTATGCAAAAATATCATGTAGCCAAACACCATCTCCTGCACAACAGGTTGTTAATTCCTCTCTGTAAGATCCACGGCGGTGGGcttcattaaaaattgaacTGGTCAGAATATCAGAGAgaagaataaatttaatacGTATGAGCCATTAATTAGCGGTCCAATTGCTGATATTCTTATTATACAAGGAGGGCGTAACGTACGTAGAATGTGCTTCCAAAAAAAACCTTCGTAACTACATCGATTTGTTTGCTACGTTTGTATGGGAAATAAAAACTAACAACATTATACGCGCGAAACCTATATAGTACGTTTAAATATGGTAAAGTGCAAtcatatatttacataaaaatgtCCATAATTCATATATACCTGAAAGGCTAAAGAATACAAGCAGAAACCGAGAATAACAAGCCAGAGTCCAAAGACATCGCCAGGACCAGTCTTGGATCGAGCAACAACTCTATATCCTCACTGGAATAAACTATGCTTACTATAAGAATCAGCgaaaaaataagaagataTTACGCTTAGACAAATCGAACGATCCCGCTAATATCAATCACTACGTCGAAAAAGTTCAATAGCACTAGTTTTGCACCGAACGATCTTAACTTATTCTAAATCCCACAAATCTATCTACATTCGTCTTGGGACAAGGAATACCCCAATGGAACTCGTTCTGGGTTACAGAATCCTATCTACGTCTAAACGACAATTCGAACTTTAATGATTTATTTGCAATAATTGCGTCGAGTAGTAATTCGGAAACTAAATTTGAGGATTGTATAGATATGTTAAATCAATTTGAAAGGAATTCTCTTCGTGAAGGACTAGAGAGAGGAGAACATGGCAAGAAAAACAATTAACTCTACACAAACACATTTATAGCTGCCGGGTTTCGCGAGCAATGAACTCATGGGAAGTACGTACTTACTTACTTGCATCGTGCTAAGATGCTGCTACGAATAACCGCAATGCTCATCTCATTACTATGAGTGTTAATACTTACAACATCTTATCTACAACATCTTACAATACTTACAACTTTATCTTTTCGTACAAAATTTTGTCTAACATACTTCTACCGATTTAACAGTTGTCTTTTTCTTTACAGACATTAAAATATCTTCGGAAAAGAAGGAGACACATATTTTGCTTACTCCAAcgctatatttattttaaacgtacagctttaaaatacaaaataaatgtttgCTTAAACAAGAGATACGTAACTGTCAAATGGAATTTCTGCCTTCTTCTATTGACGCATGTTTATTAAAACTTAAGGATCACCCTTTCTTATGCTAATCCTGTGCTTCCTCCGTATCTCAGCTCATTGTATGTATATTGAAACTACatttatataagtatgtaaTGTGTAAAGATTAAAGGCACATCAAACGTGAAAAACAGGTAATACAATTATTGGACGAACAAAtattgaattaattattattaagtattcaaattaataaaaagttagtttaatattaataaaaagtttattaaagtaaaatgttagtaaattttttttggaaaaaatgttaataCAGGCACATACGTATATCTAGGAAATAATATCTTTGACAAAGAATTCGTGAACAATGTGCAATAGACTTCTGTATCATACACATAGCTCgaggaattttttaaaagaatttttctagGCACGCACAATGTACACCAGATCGGACAGGTAAGATATAACGAGTGGGAATACAGAAAGGAAACCTCTATAACGGTATAAAATATAGTGGAACTGTTTGCTTGCAGAAAACAAGAAATGGAATACGCAGTCTTTTTCCCTGAGGACGATCTAGATTACAGAATAAACCGCGCATTACGAAGGGGACCGCATTTCCTCAGGTTATCTGTGTATACATTTGGTACAAGCAGAGAAGAAATTTCTTCTCTGGTACAAGACAAGATTTCCATACGACTTTATTACAGAAACGTCTATTTGGGTGATCTTATACGGTATTGTGTTTCTTTGCAATGATGTCACAGAaaaaaatactaaataaaagtacaaagatagtttattattaatataaagaactagaaaaaataaacatatatttatatgatcttttaatttcattagctgcaaaattttatttacacagtCATAAAATCCCGCCACGACACGCTATCATCATTTtaccaatttgaaattttcgcACGGCACCATTATAGCAATGTCTTAAGGCTTAAGTAATATCCTGAAGTGACAGCGGCGGATATTACCTACTGCAACTTCGTACAAAATAGACGTTACGAGGTCTGCCGATGCACAATTGAGAAACactatttgaataatttcctTAGCAATAATTTCTTCAGTCACGAATAAAACGCGTATCATTTTGCTCGCATAATACAATCACTAGAGcaattaatttgattttttGAACATCATTTAATCATCAAACATcattataattaaatgtaaaatacaacTTTCATAcattattcttaatatttatcattttatggAAGATATTGAGAcaattatacattttaatagATCTaacttataaatatttgatatatttagttttcattcgatatatatataaaatctttcatattacataattacataaaactttgagagattaaattaatatttaataatgcataaaaaataatctgTAACATATTCaagatatatgtacataacAATGAATTATAATATGTGGCACTGACAATGAAAGCAATCACCAGTACATCTATAAGATTTCATAAATTTGAGCTCCGGAGATGGTTGTGCAGGTCctaaatttaaagaatcttCACTTTCTTCACTCATTTCTTCAATGCTAAATGTATCAGTTAGATCTTGCTTATGCTTGGAGGAATCTTTTGATTTAGTTGTTGGAAAAAGAGTCATTTCTCCTtcactaaaaatatataaagatacATAACTATACTACATTTACTATACTAAGAAttactacatatataatatatacattattaacTACCTTTCACTATCACTATGCCAATATTCAACAAGAGGAAGATGTTCTTTATTCTTATTTGGTACAGGAAGTCTTTGAATAGAAATCAGACCAGCAGCACTACTACCACTCCCGCATCCCTTATCATATTTTGGCAACTTCACATAATCTGAATTACGCTGAATACGTTTAGCTTGTTCAATTCGTGCTTCTGCCCAAAACAGATAACATATAAAggaaattgtaaatattgtgatatttgtaatttataaaacaacaattaacaattCAATA encodes:
- the LOC126871160 gene encoding uncharacterized protein LOC126871160 isoform X1, with the protein product MEDSGIDSDPKTTSHTEDERLFLGSDSSCSSNQTQTSQHNSTTKQLQRKLEARIEQAKRIQRNSDYVKLPKYDKGCGSGSSAAGLISIQRLPVPNKNKEHLPLVEYWHSDSESEGEMTLFPTTKSKDSSKHKQDLTDTFSIEEMSEESEDSLNLGPAQPSPELKFMKSYRCTGDCFHCQCHIL
- the LOC126871160 gene encoding uncharacterized protein LOC126871160 isoform X2 — protein: MEDSGIDSDPKTTSHTEDERLFLGSDSSCSSNQTQTSQHNSTTKQLQRKLARIEQAKRIQRNSDYVKLPKYDKGCGSGSSAAGLISIQRLPVPNKNKEHLPLVEYWHSDSESEGEMTLFPTTKSKDSSKHKQDLTDTFSIEEMSEESEDSLNLGPAQPSPELKFMKSYRCTGDCFHCQCHIL